A genomic region of Nitrospirota bacterium contains the following coding sequences:
- the rplS gene encoding 50S ribosomal protein L19: protein MNFITAVEEGFKREVPDFAIGDTVRVFSKVVEGDKERLQPFEGVVIARKGGGTRETFMVRKVSFGVGVEKIFPVHSPTIDRVQVLRKGKVRRAKLYYLRGKKGKAAKIKEKEQRQRA, encoded by the coding sequence ATGAACTTCATAACCGCCGTGGAAGAGGGTTTCAAAAGAGAGGTCCCCGACTTCGCCATCGGCGATACCGTCCGGGTGTTCAGCAAGGTTGTCGAAGGCGACAAGGAGCGCTTGCAGCCCTTCGAGGGGGTCGTCATCGCCCGCAAGGGCGGCGGGACGAGGGAGACCTTCATGGTGCGAAAGGTCTCCTTCGGCGTGGGCGTGGAGAAGATTTTCCCGGTCCACTCCCCCACCATCGACAGGGTCCAGGTCCTCAGGAAAGGCAAGGTGAGGCGGGCCAAGCTCTACTACCTGAGGGGGAAGAAGGGAAAGGCCGCCAAGATCAAGGAGAAGGAACAGCGCCAGCGGGCCTGA
- the rpsP gene encoding 30S ribosomal protein S16 has product MVKIRLYRFGAKNRPYYRLVVSDSRTRRDGPFIEILGTYNPLRDPAEIQVDTEKAKSWLQKGAQPTDTARRLLKKAGLEAA; this is encoded by the coding sequence TTGGTAAAGATTCGGCTCTACCGCTTCGGCGCGAAGAACAGGCCGTACTACAGATTGGTCGTGTCCGATTCCCGGACGCGGCGGGACGGCCCTTTTATCGAGATTCTAGGCACGTACAACCCTCTGAGGGACCCGGCCGAGATTCAGGTTGACACGGAGAAGGCCAAGTCTTGGCTCCAGAAGGGTGCCCAACCGACTGACACTGCCAGGAGGCTCCTGAAGAAAGCTGGTCTTGAAGCGGCATAA
- a CDS encoding ATP-binding protein, whose amino-acid sequence MRKKIILSFLILFFLFTAGAGITMLSLYKTTSDLQTVINLHRVEIVRQDLVIRAQTVQSHLYSFGTAFGPELDVIVDNVIELDGSAKKCLQCHHNPQITRELTGMVDLMEQYEDALSYLITTSANPERIERLRLVAIGLGDSLLNQAQEMTLKAGQKLSDKTFRSMKEIQNSRFILIFTLALSFVLALVIAVSVTRGVTGPINELVGATRRIKAGDLGYTTPLESKDEFGELATAFNEMSLSLGESNKKILRHLHNLSNLYSLTLAFHSLTNEKDLYRELAHGVADLVGAEQCGLLIRDAGEFVHVEQAVGLTPEEVGRLRYPEEAVETLCEPEGKRACIFNERLSFSPLWETERDLEVKNLMLVWVRQKEELVGAIRVANKQSGPFTEEDIRPLAILTNNLSVAMENARLYDDLRRQMQELQDAQEQLIQASKLVAIGELASNVAHELNNPLTSVLGYAELIKEEKDFQGVLRDIDVIERESLRAREIVRQLLEFARKRSLTMEELDINRVLKDVIELVHIQIRDNHIDVCQDYQAAVPIKGDKNQLKQVLINLTNNAIFAMEKHGVLGISTWSDPTHVYVKVSDTGVGIPPGIRSRIFDPFFSTKKEKGTGIGLSISYKIVQSHGGRIEVESEESKGSAFTIVLPVEAPPPDTTST is encoded by the coding sequence ATGAGAAAGAAGATCATTCTTTCATTCCTCATTCTCTTCTTCCTGTTTACCGCAGGGGCCGGCATAACCATGCTCTCCCTTTACAAGACCACCTCGGACCTGCAGACGGTCATAAACCTTCACCGCGTGGAAATCGTCCGCCAGGACCTGGTCATCAGGGCCCAGACCGTCCAGAGCCACCTGTATTCCTTCGGGACGGCCTTCGGCCCGGAGCTGGACGTCATCGTGGACAACGTCATCGAGCTGGACGGCTCGGCGAAAAAATGCCTCCAGTGCCATCATAACCCGCAGATAACGCGGGAGCTCACGGGCATGGTGGACCTGATGGAGCAGTACGAGGACGCCCTGAGCTATCTCATCACCACCTCGGCGAACCCGGAGCGGATAGAGCGCCTGCGGCTGGTGGCCATAGGCCTGGGAGACAGCCTCCTGAACCAGGCCCAGGAAATGACCCTCAAGGCGGGCCAGAAGCTCAGCGACAAGACGTTCCGTTCCATGAAGGAGATACAGAACTCGCGGTTCATCCTCATATTTACCCTTGCCCTGTCCTTCGTCCTTGCCCTGGTCATAGCCGTCTCCGTGACCCGGGGGGTCACCGGGCCCATCAACGAACTGGTCGGCGCCACCCGCCGCATCAAGGCCGGCGACCTGGGCTACACCACCCCGCTTGAGAGCAAGGACGAGTTCGGGGAGCTTGCCACCGCCTTCAACGAGATGAGCCTTTCCCTCGGCGAAAGCAACAAGAAGATCCTCCGCCACCTGCACAACCTGTCAAACCTCTACAGCCTCACGCTCGCCTTTCACTCCCTCACCAACGAGAAGGACCTGTACCGCGAGCTCGCCCACGGGGTCGCCGACCTCGTGGGCGCCGAGCAATGCGGCCTCCTCATCCGGGACGCCGGGGAGTTCGTCCACGTGGAGCAGGCCGTGGGGCTCACCCCGGAGGAGGTCGGCCGCCTGCGGTACCCCGAGGAGGCCGTCGAAACCCTCTGCGAGCCCGAAGGCAAGCGGGCCTGCATCTTCAATGAAAGGCTTTCCTTCTCGCCGCTCTGGGAGACGGAAAGAGACCTCGAAGTAAAAAACCTCATGCTGGTCTGGGTACGGCAGAAGGAAGAGCTCGTGGGCGCCATCAGAGTGGCCAACAAGCAAAGCGGCCCCTTCACGGAGGAGGACATCCGCCCCCTGGCCATCCTGACGAACAACCTCTCCGTCGCCATGGAAAACGCCAGGCTCTACGACGACCTGCGCCGGCAGATGCAGGAGCTTCAGGACGCCCAGGAGCAGCTCATCCAGGCCTCGAAGCTCGTGGCCATCGGGGAGCTGGCCAGCAACGTCGCCCATGAGCTCAACAACCCCCTGACGAGCGTGCTGGGATATGCGGAGCTCATCAAGGAGGAAAAGGACTTCCAGGGCGTCCTCCGGGACATCGACGTCATCGAGCGCGAGTCTCTGCGGGCGCGGGAAATCGTCCGGCAGCTTCTGGAGTTTGCCCGGAAACGCTCCCTGACCATGGAAGAGCTGGACATAAATCGCGTGCTCAAGGACGTCATCGAGCTCGTCCATATCCAGATAAGGGACAACCATATCGACGTCTGCCAGGACTATCAGGCCGCCGTCCCCATCAAGGGGGACAAGAACCAGCTCAAGCAGGTCCTCATCAACCTCACCAACAACGCCATTTTCGCCATGGAAAAGCACGGCGTGCTGGGCATCTCCACGTGGAGCGACCCGACCCACGTCTACGTGAAGGTCTCCGACACGGGGGTGGGAATTCCCCCCGGCATCCGCTCACGCATCTTCGACCCCTTCTTCAGCACGAAGAAGGAAAAAGGCACCGGCATCGGGCTTTCCATAAGCTACAAGATTGTCCAGAGCCACGGGGGCCGCATCGAGGTCGAAAGCGAAGAGAGCAAGGGAAGCGCCTTTACCATCGTCCTGCCCGTGGAGGCCCCACCGCCCGACACCACCTCCACCTGA
- the trmD gene encoding tRNA (guanosine(37)-N1)-methyltransferase TrmD, with protein MKLFSVITIFPRVFDAYLSESLIGKAREKGLVGVDVLDLRDFTADRHRTVDDSPYGGGPGMVLKPEPLARAVQHVKADGVETLTILLTPQGARFDQGAAERFAREERRLLFLCGRYEGMDERVRESLVDEEISIGDYVLSGGELAALVIIDAASRLVPGVVGDEVSLEDESFSWGILDYPHYTRPPEWRGMRVPEVLLSGNHGEIARYRRKEALRRTLERRPDLLSRVELTDEDRKLISEIKEERS; from the coding sequence GTGAAACTTTTTTCCGTCATAACCATATTTCCCCGCGTCTTTGACGCCTACCTGAGCGAAAGCCTTATAGGGAAGGCCCGCGAGAAGGGCCTCGTCGGAGTCGATGTCCTGGACCTCCGGGACTTCACGGCCGACAGGCACCGGACGGTGGACGACTCCCCCTACGGCGGCGGGCCCGGCATGGTGCTGAAGCCCGAGCCCCTGGCGCGGGCCGTCCAGCATGTGAAGGCCGACGGGGTGGAAACCCTGACCATCCTGCTTACTCCCCAGGGAGCGCGCTTTGACCAGGGTGCGGCGGAGCGTTTTGCCCGGGAAGAGCGGAGGCTCCTCTTTCTGTGCGGCAGGTACGAGGGCATGGACGAGCGGGTGCGGGAGAGCCTGGTGGACGAGGAGATCTCCATAGGAGATTATGTTTTAAGTGGCGGGGAGTTAGCTGCTTTGGTTATAATAGACGCTGCCTCAAGGCTGGTGCCGGGAGTGGTGGGTGACGAGGTGTCCCTTGAGGACGAGTCCTTCTCATGGGGCATCCTGGACTATCCCCATTACACGCGCCCGCCCGAGTGGCGCGGAATGCGGGTGCCCGAGGTGCTCTTGAGCGGCAACCACGGGGAGATCGCGCGCTACCGGAGAAAGGAGGCCCTGAGGAGGACGCTCGAGAGAAGGCCGGACCTTCTCTCCCGGGTGGAGCTTACGGACGAAGACAGGAAACTCATTTCGGAGATAAAGGAGGAGCGGTCATGA
- a CDS encoding phosphate/phosphite/phosphonate ABC transporter substrate-binding protein, translating to MVLALLTALLLLPVGGGADDEFLIGLIPEQNIFKQVKQHRPLATYLSKKLDVPVRLTVLSRYHHIVDRFVSRGMDGAFFGILTAALAEEELGVVPIARPVNPDGKSTAQSYIFVRADSGISTVEDMAGKRAAFVDKVTATGYLFAVAYLKSRGAPDIDTFFSEHYFTGSHDTVVYSVLAGRADVGAVKGRILEKIMKDDPVVKSQIRVLARSGELPDNTLCVRADLPEEFILRLTEVLLSMHEDEEGRKVLKQMGAVKFVPAREEDFQPVRRLAEKAGIDIKHFTYE from the coding sequence ATGGTTTTGGCCCTCCTCACGGCCCTGCTCCTGCTGCCCGTCGGGGGAGGGGCCGATGACGAGTTTCTCATCGGGCTCATACCGGAGCAGAACATCTTCAAGCAGGTCAAGCAGCACCGTCCTCTTGCGACCTACCTTTCCAAGAAGCTGGACGTCCCGGTCAGGTTGACGGTTCTCAGCCGATACCACCATATCGTCGACAGGTTCGTCTCCCGGGGCATGGACGGGGCTTTCTTCGGCATCCTGACGGCGGCCCTGGCCGAAGAGGAGCTGGGCGTGGTGCCCATCGCGCGGCCCGTCAACCCCGACGGCAAGAGCACGGCGCAGAGCTACATATTCGTCCGCGCCGACAGCGGCATATCCACGGTAGAGGACATGGCCGGCAAGAGGGCCGCCTTCGTCGACAAGGTCACGGCCACGGGGTACCTCTTTGCCGTGGCGTACCTCAAGTCCCGCGGGGCCCCGGACATCGACACGTTCTTCAGCGAGCACTATTTCACCGGCAGCCATGACACCGTGGTTTACTCCGTTCTGGCCGGACGGGCCGACGTCGGGGCCGTCAAGGGGAGAATCCTTGAGAAAATCATGAAGGACGACCCCGTCGTAAAGAGCCAGATACGGGTCCTGGCGCGCTCCGGCGAACTGCCGGACAACACGCTCTGCGTGAGGGCCGACCTGCCCGAGGAGTTCATCTTGCGCCTGACGGAGGTCCTTCTCTCCATGCACGAGGACGAGGAAGGGCGGAAGGTGCTCAAGCAGATGGGCGCGGTGAAGTTCGTGCCCGCCCGGGAGGAGGATTTCCAGCCCGTGCGCCGGCTGGCCGAGAAGGCGGGAATCGACATCAAACACTTCACCTACGAATGA
- a CDS encoding ribonuclease HII gives MGLYGHDAAFRTSGTRVLAGVDEAGRGPIAGPVVAGAVVLPEGARIRGLRDSKLVPEGEREDLYLRIMARALHVGVGVADVQAIDRYNILGATRKAMQEAVHDLGVVPDLLLIDAVELPALPVRQVPIVKGDGKSASIAAASVVAKVVRDGLMRRYHEMYPEYGFDRHKGYCTREHIEKVRALGPCPLHRKGFEGVMTLTLPF, from the coding sequence GTGGGCCTCTACGGGCACGATGCCGCCTTCCGCACGTCCGGGACGCGGGTGCTGGCCGGAGTGGACGAGGCCGGCCGTGGCCCCATAGCGGGGCCGGTCGTGGCTGGAGCCGTGGTGCTGCCCGAGGGGGCGCGGATACGGGGATTGCGCGACTCGAAGCTCGTCCCCGAGGGCGAGCGCGAAGACCTCTATCTCAGAATAATGGCCAGGGCCCTCCATGTGGGGGTTGGCGTGGCCGACGTGCAGGCCATAGACCGGTACAACATCCTCGGGGCCACCAGAAAGGCCATGCAGGAGGCTGTCCATGACCTGGGCGTTGTTCCGGACCTCCTTCTGATTGACGCCGTGGAGCTCCCGGCGCTGCCCGTCAGGCAGGTCCCCATCGTCAAAGGGGACGGCAAGAGTGCTTCGATTGCCGCCGCGTCCGTCGTTGCCAAGGTGGTGCGCGACGGCCTCATGCGCCGGTATCACGAGATGTACCCGGAGTACGGGTTCGACCGCCACAAGGGGTACTGCACCCGGGAGCACATCGAGAAGGTGCGGGCCCTGGGCCCCTGCCCCTTGCACAGGAAGGGCTTCGAGGGCGTGATGACTCTGACTCTGCCTTTCTGA
- a CDS encoding KH domain-containing protein produces MKALVEAMAKALVDNPEDVNVSEVDGEKTTVFELRVSESDLGKVIGKQGKTARAMRTILSAAGTKLGKRCVLEILE; encoded by the coding sequence ATGAAGGCTTTGGTGGAAGCCATGGCGAAAGCTCTTGTGGATAATCCCGAAGACGTGAATGTGTCGGAAGTGGACGGTGAGAAGACCACGGTCTTTGAGTTGAGGGTCTCCGAAAGCGACCTGGGGAAGGTCATCGGCAAGCAGGGCAAGACGGCCCGGGCGATGAGGACCATCCTGAGCGCCGCAGGCACCAAGCTCGGAAAGCGCTGCGTTCTGGAAATCCTCGAGTAG